gcaaagcgttctgagagagagagagagagatggcaaTTTCTAACATTAGTTGGTTAGCCTTGGCATCCATATTCATGGCCGGAGTTCTGATCTCCGGCAAGAGTGTCTCGTCCCAGGGATGCGGACTTGATATTCCTGGTTTAGTATACACATGCTTGCCGATCATTCAAAGGCCTGTGGTGGAGAAGGTAACGAAGTCTCAATGGTGCTGTAATGTTGTGAAGAAGGTGGAAATCCCATGCGTCTGCAAGTATATCACCAAGAAATTAGAGGAGCAGTTCAGCATGGATAAAGCAGTATATGTTGCGGAGCAGTGCGGAGTGACTCTTCCCCTTGGAATGATATGTGGAAGTAAGATTCAATCCCTTTGTCTCTACCCAAATATTTTGTTACCAAAAAGATTTTTTGGTTGGATCCACCATGATTCTCTCTTGCTTCACATCTTTATTTGTTTCATATGGAAGATTGATGTGACAATTCTGATACTTAGATAACTAAAGATCGAATGGTGTAATTTGGCtacgtgtcaaatttcaaatcaaaattcgAGCATTTACCTTCTCATATATATCAAATGCATCCACTATCTAATTAGTTCTCCCTTAATTAGACAAAATTTCTTCAATGATCATTTTGTCATGTGGTAAACTCCTTTGGGCTGAAACATTATATGTGATAAGAGACTTATATGCCAACTTGATCACCGAATTTCAGCCTTATACAACTTcacatgaagaaaaaaatataggtTAACCAGGGATTCCTTCATGGTTGTGAAtcctattttgtattttttttggtaatgaaaatttcattcaaataaaaagcatGAAATACACAAGGTTTGGGTAAGATGTATCCAAAACTAAGGAATGGGAAATGACCAATCTGTTGTACATGCAATTGACAGGGTCTCCTAGGCTAGGGTATGGGCACGCCTAACAGTAACCCTAGAGAAAAAACTGTAAACACAGCAACCAACACCACTCAACACATGATACATGTCCTTATGAGTAGGGATGGGCATGGGACCCAACAAGTTGACCCACAACCTGTCTGGTCCCCACTTTCCCCGATGCCAGCCTGGTAAACAGAACCCATTGTATTATGGCCAATTGTCGGTTGCGGCGTTGTTAGAGAGCCAGTTGTGGGTGGTGGATTCTTTGAGCAAAACCAGCATGAGCCCAAACGCCTCCCAACTCCGGTGTCCGGTGTTGATCAGTGAAGGGGTCGATCACTAAGGTACCCTTGCTGCCAGCACCGATGACGCAAAAGCCACTACGAATGACGGTGAGGTTCTGGCTCCAGACTCGTGGAGCTTTCATCTGGTTCCAAGCGAGATGCACGCAGACAAGTTGGAATGATCGGAATACTggggaggtggaggaggaggcaTTGGTTTTGAGGTTGGGGCGGAGGATGACGTCGATTGAGATGCAGTTCTTAATACCGGCATCAGCAGCGGACAAACCCCCACCAACACAGATTCCGTTCCCCTTGCCTATGAAATCTCCATCGCCTCTCACCAAGGAAAAATTGCTAAGGACCGACATTAGAGCCAAAAGCAAAACAGATCCGCAATGAgacgagaagaagaaggagatcaAGTTCTAGTTAGAGTGAGATCTAAGGTGACGCAAgttaaagaaggagaagaaaaggaaagagaagagaaagggaaagaagggaaaataggAAGAGGAAAAACACGCCACTGGAGGAGGAGGATTTCACGCCACTGTGGCTGAGAAAGGATCACGCCATAGGGACGGAAAAGCTACATCATGAACCAGAGGGCATGCGATAGTCGGTTAATCCTATTTTGTTGATCATTGGCAACTagagattgaaaaaaaatacatatataccTTTTAAATGATTACCAAAAAACAATTATACCTTTTAAATAtaatctttattttacttttttggctCCTCATTGGAAATgaaataaagggaaggaaagtaaaattaaatctaaaaaagaaaaaaaaaattgtaatcaTTATCTAATATTATTGTATCATTAACTCAAATTATCTCAAATTTGGTActaatatttttctttattgtgCATTCAAATCGTTTTCTGTTATGTTTCTCACATCATTATCTAGTCATGTATTAAATTATAGACGGGTCTAATTTGTTAGTATGTTATTATAGTGATTGcaaaattgtttaaaaaaatcaattttttgcaAAGTTGTTTGAAAAAATCAATTTGTTGTGAAATTGTTTGAACAATAATGaagtcaaaaaattgaaaaaaaaaaggcaataaTCTCATAGATAGTGGGTCAACGGTTGAGATGAAGCATCAAATTTAACATGTAACCTATCTAAGGAATTCCTTATTTATCCAACAATCAGAAGATCATCTTGTCCATGTGGTGAAAAAGTAGCGGCGGGTGTATAGATATGATTCGTACCACATGCATGTAGGAACTTTTacgtatttttattttttttttgggggggggggtaaataTCCATCATTGAacacaaagaaaggaaaactatgataaaaacaaaaaatagacaTGGAATTATTAtcataataaaaataaggggCAGAGTAATACTTTTGCGCACTCCTATGTTTGGGCATAGGAGCCACACAATCTAGTAGCGTTTTTTTCCCCTCAAAATAAAGTAATGGATAATTAGTAATTTCATACAGGTTGACCATAGAGAAAACAGTGAAATGCTTTCATTACCCCAAATTCCAAATAATAttaataagggtaaattacatgaccCCCCCTGAAAATCAAACGATACTCCATTcaccccctgtttttttttaaatactcaCCCGTCCCCCTGTATTAGAGTCATATATAACAACTtcgtccctaccgttagttttatacGATTAAGTTATGAAGTCAGCaagttaaatatttttaaatccctaaaactacccttgaccagtgttgagtaacttttttaccctttatcTTAAAATCTCAAAATCAATCCTCTTCTCACATGACCTGCAACATGTACGATTggtcttatttatttatttttaaattaaaacaagGAATCATAGAGGaaatattccctctccttccccAAATCGCTAAATCGAGGATGGAGAAAacccatttagggttttaacaaCCACCACCGCCGTCTCTTGCAGCGATCGAACCAAAGGCCACCAACTCAAACACGGCAACGACCGTCAGGGTCCGACAGCCATAACCCCGGCATCAGATGTTGGTGAaacccaaacaaacaaaaaaagccCGAAATCCCTTTTTCTCTGTTCGGTGAAGAAAGCCTAGGGTTCAAAGATCAAACTGCCGCCCCTTGCGGCAGTTGAATAAGAGGGTCGGGGGCCTGTGAAGATACTGTCGAACTACCATCCTGCTCCTGTGACCATGACCCACTCTCAGGTACGGGTAAAACTCAGCGGTGGCCGgtggcccccaaaaaaaatttattgattttGCAGGTTTTGAGAGTTGATTCCAGCCATGAAAACGATTGGTGAACGGTCCCGGAGCTCTCGTGAAGCTCCATTAGCAGTCCAACCTCCGTGCGGTGACTGATTTGCCTCGGATGGGGGTTGCAGCTATGGTTTCAGTCATGGTTGTGGCGGTGGCAataggaagaaggagaagaagagcagcataAGCAGAGAGGGTATCTAAAGCTTTTTTTTCTACAAATGTTGGGTACCTCAATTgtcattgtttatcttattttagttgaggttaaaattgttttttcaatttttggattGTTTTAAGTTAACACTGTTACTCTGGAGGGAGTCGagtgagtattttcaaataagaggggtTGAGTTGAGTattgtttaaattttaggggtgtcatgtaatttaccctaataaaaATAATGTCATTTCGGAAGATGATAAAATGATTTTCAGGTCTATtatgagaaaaacaaaaatcaaataagAGCATCTTACAATTATAGAATTTCTTAACAAAGCAATAAGAATGTTGCCATCATACATCTCAAAGTAGGATCACGATCCTCTGTTGTCGACTGACCGCGCGGCCATCGTGCAGCCTTGCACAGgcaggggcaaaatgatcacctgTGCCCACCCGGGCAAGGTGCTCAGGCAGTgggtagggtagtcatttcGCCCCTGCCTGTGCAAGGCTGCACGCCGGCTCCACGGATAgcggcagcagaggatccaaattgctcaAAGTAAGGGTATTTTAATAATTCTATAGAGAACAACTAAAGCAAATATATAGTAGAACCATGGATCCATACAAGAACATGCATGTgaaggactttttttttttttttttcactcattattctttctttttataggTTACACCATACCAAAGGCATGAAGCTGAGAGAACGGGAGGAACCAAGGCAGTCAGGTGTTTTTGAATTTCGATGTTTTAAGTGACCATTTCTGTTGCCATTTTAACTAGAATAATGCCATTTTGTGGCTGCGtgcaaaaaaaaagttattttgaaattctctttagaaaaaaaaagaaggatgtcTGGTTGTGTGCCGCCTGTACTTAAAGACCTAAGGGGTGAAATAACCGTCCGCCTGACAGCGATCCCCTCCCTTCTCCAAAATAGAGACGGTTCTTATCTTATGCATCTAATCTTGACCTTATGATCAATATCCAAGCAACATCTTGGGTGGGACTGGCCTTTTAAATATGGGGACTGCAGGGTTGACACCATGTTGGAAGCCCAACTTCCAAACACAAATGTTGCTTTTATATATTGGTATAATGCAATTATTAACTAATAATATTAtaggaagtagttttttgtccaagagtgtggcctatgccaacactcccatgtgtctatctctctcctcctcaaaacaaaggggtagagatgtcatttcatttggagaggagagagatagactcaagggagtgctggtgtaggtcacactcccggacaaagttATTTTTCCCTAATATTAATTGGTTTCCTCTTAGTTCCAAATCCTAATTTTTTTGGActaggatcctctgcagtaccggtgGGGCAGCATGTGTGCCActtggcctctgctgtgccgtcggatgtgcactgccccGCCGGTACTACAAATGattttaattctaattttttatagGGAGGGCTGAAGAACATGCCACAAAGGATATGATcttaattcttttattttttggtagaaacaaaagaaataaacttgataATCCCAAGTgtactgagaggggggtgaatcaatgTCTTCAAGAACTCTTCCAAACTCAATCCCGTAGTtataacaatcacacacaaagatTGTCCGGGGCAGtcccgtaattaccaatcacacatGCATGCCCACATCGCAACCACTGTGTGGTCAGGTCTACCAGACAATGCATCATTACAGCAAACACACTTCAAGAATATGCaggaaaaataacaaacacacaGTACACCAAGTATACGTGGTTCAACCAAGCTGCCTACATCCATGGAGGAATACCCGTAAGAGTTTCATATTTTCTCAAACAATCAATTCGAATTCGACTACTACAATAGCCTAGCTGCTACAACACCTGGTTCTGACTCCACAACAACGAAATATAGGGCTACAACCCCAATCcaatcaagccccaacttgaatgGTATTACAATATGAATATACAAATTCAAGTACAAGTCCCTCACAATAACACGAACAAACTAGGATTCTTTTAACATGAATCAAACCTTAGATATAAAATAGGActtatgaaaacaaaaagattaCTCTCCCTGAGTAATCTCATGACCAACCCACTGCTTGAAGCCTTCCTGGTGTCAAGCACGTTTTCCAATGTTCAAAGCAGCTTCATAGATCGATCAATTAGTGTATTCCGTGCATAGTACCTTCTTCTTTGTGTTTTCTGCCTCTAACAGTAGGTCCAATGGATAAATCTCAAAAAAACACaatatcaaaaaaaatttccatccaATTTAGACTCTAGATGGCCAAGATAcggccttccaaagttggatgctctaaaattgaaaatcaatgGCAAATTCGTAAATAAAAAGAT
The nucleotide sequence above comes from Telopea speciosissima isolate NSW1024214 ecotype Mountain lineage chromosome 3, Tspe_v1, whole genome shotgun sequence. Encoded proteins:
- the LOC122656843 gene encoding uncharacterized protein LOC122656843, whose amino-acid sequence is MAISNISWLALASIFMAGVLISGKSVSSQGCGLDIPGLVYTCLPIIQRPVVEKVTKSQWCCNVVKKVEIPCVCKYITKKLEEQFSMDKAVYVAEQCGVTLPLGMICGSYTIPKA